The following are encoded together in the Zingiber officinale cultivar Zhangliang chromosome 8A, Zo_v1.1, whole genome shotgun sequence genome:
- the LOC122008670 gene encoding uncharacterized protein LOC122008670 isoform X2: MSIEEVDQVLGKTRLEMHAGIQSGGRSPKQIDGLASNQLRTGSDGVRTTGSSLHSHSKGKRKDRIDHGLEPIKSECPSKPDGDSFSFKTESMVKLEIVKITDKGGLVSSEGVEKLVNLMQLDKIEKTMDVSVQTLVADVITATDRYDCLIRFVQLRGLLILDEWLQEVHKSKTSDGVSPKESDKTIEELLLSLLRALAKLPVNLNALQTCNIGKSVNNLRSHKNLEIQKKARGLIDTWKKRVDAEMTKINDTKFVTSNQPVWQVKPGSSDASHAGNRRSVGTEVATKNHVSQFPSSKTQSCKPGHSDATVKSPLLSQGSLKVGSALAISSGVVLKDPSCKAAANTGSTDVPSASAKEEKSSSSSQSQNNSQTYSSDHTKTAGTSRKEHAGSSSPGTINVAKVAGSSSRHRRSGNGISGTTAAGVQKEIHLGKSGSLNKAKTLEKSSQSGLLNEKSSDVPVAEHGNKHRLIVKLPNPVRSPERSATGGSIEDSTVTGSGASSPGVSDKHEQGHRKVKLRSEAHWSHISRDSNKESRQSNDVNEQSVGAGGLRSPGADEPHLRSAKEIGKDLESARATCSSPGNEKGISSVEPRTRSSFRSINALIESCIRYSETSTPLATEDDNGMNLLASVAAGEISKSDLSSPNISHGTSPALEDVSTEAKLRLPSEGDAIHSPKSMLTDGDVAQRHVHSNEAVETDINKQDKNVCSMLNKDAPYPNEIILPGNSETAIALKDNNLPGGQGEQSHTAVSSHKSEDSCINSEKLIEEERGGTLSESEPADVMKHNNEGTSQLEKKTVTDEEVMDQYTDCKLEERSTSADKSKPVDCTHPKIDNNTCPSEVVTRDECQLAIATSGSEESEKLVVEETQSCTAPKEVAEVATSYDLKQPTRQSKIIISSDKSRTSESDKMESSDPELNGNHENNSSILPDESVRQSISSTGIAGAVEDLKMEEAQECASVGLANQVDPTSCIPQEIEHRLKLEGSVLSAAIEGVDEDISSPTETSFSILPTADSAKLDFDLNEGIIGDDGHQDEASLSAATVNPSTIHLPIPSPFAIPISNGLPAQITVAAAAKGPFVPPENLLKNKGEAGWKGSAATSAFRPAEPRKVMKLTHSISETPSTNSGGKQCHTLLDFDLNEPDERVLEDMATTCSSSKARGAELGTESSLDVPMRGFGGLNLDLNRVDETDDGQSFASTSSGQDISLLAAGPALAEFPTREANMLRNFDLNNGPGLDEVSAESLTRSQNMKTASSVPFLFPVSSIRMNTNELGSVSSWFPPGSSYPAVAMPSFLSNREQLYPIVAASGAQRTMGPVTPSGPFGSDVFRGPVISSSLPMGFNPAAFPYGFTYGSNFPLPATSFSGGPTAFADSSSSVASGFPAMPSQLVGPAGTILSNYRKPHLASLPEGSNGSGSDNSRRWITSSLDLNSGPGNVDAEGKVERFTLAPRQLLNATSQGFAEEQVSMYTYPGGGLKRKEPEGSRDTDRSSYKQHSWQ, encoded by the exons ATGTCAAT AGAGGAAGTAGATCAGGTTTTGGGCAAAACACGGCTAGAAATGCATGCTGGAATACAGTCTGGTGGACGCTCACCAAAACAAATTGATGGTCTGGCAAGCAATCAGCTGAGAACTGGCTCTGATGGTGTACGAACTACTGGATCCTCTCTCCATTCTCACTCTAAGGGGAAGAGGAAGGATAGGATTGATCATGGGTTAGAGCCCATCAAGAGCGAGTGCCCATCCAAACCAGATGGTGATTCTTTTAGTTTTAAAACCGAGAGTATGGTAAAGTTAGAAATAGTCAAAATTACAGATAAAGGTGGACTTGTAAGCTCTGAAGGGGTGGAGAAGTTAGTGAATCTGATGCAGCTTGATAAAATTGAGAAGACAATGGATGTATCTGTACAGACACTAGTTGCTGATGTCATCACAGCTACTGATCGATATGATTGCCTTATTAGGTTTGTTCAGCTTCGAGGCCTACTGATTTTGGATGAATGGCTTCAGGAGGTTCACAAATCTAAGACCAGTGATGGTGTTAGTCCCAAAGAAAGTGATAAAACAATTGAAGAACTTCTCTTGTCTCTTCTTCGTGCGCTTGCAAAATTGCCTGTGAACCTTAATGCTCTACAGACTTGCAATATTGGTAAATCCGTAAACAATCTGAGGAGCCATAAGAACCTTGAGATACAGAAGAAAGCTAGGGGTCTCATTGATACGTGGAAGAAACGGGTTGATGCAGAAATGACCAAGATCAATGATACAAAATTCGTTACATCAAACCAACCTGTTTGGCAAGTTAAACCAGGTTCTTCAGATGCTTCTCATGCAGGGAATAGGCGCAGTGTTGGAACTGAAGTGGCTACAAAGAATCATGTTAGCCAGTTTCCATCATCTAAAACACAATCTTGCAAGCCTGGTCATTCAGATGCTACTGTGAAGTCACCTTTATTGTCACAAGGGTCCTTGAAAGTTGGATCAGCTTTAGCAATATCTTCTGGAGTTGTTTTGAAGGACCCATCTTGCAAAGCTGCTGCTAACACTGGGAGTACAGACGTACCATCTGCTTCTGCAAAGGAGGAGAAGAGTAGTAGTTCTAGTCAATCGCAGAACAATAGCCAGACTTATTCAAGTGATCATACTAAAACAGCAGGGACATCACGGAAGGAACATGCAGGAAGTTCAAGTCCTGGGACTATAAATGTTGCTAAGGTTGCTGGTAGTTCTTCACGTCATCGAAGATCTGGCAATGGGATTTCTGGAACAACTGCTGCTGGGGTGCAGAAGGAAATTCATCTAGGTAAATCTGGTTCTCTCAATAAGGCTAAAACACTGGAAAAATCATCACAATCAGGTCTATTGAATGAAAAGTCATCTGATGTGCCTGTTGCAGAGCATGGAAATAAGCACAGGCTCATCGTCAAGCTGCCTAACCCTGTTCGAAGCCCTGAAAGAAGTGCCACCGGGGGTTCAATTGAGGATTCCACAGTTACAGGCAGTGGAGCATCGTCTCCTGGTGTCTCAGATAAACATGAGCAAGGCCATCGTAAAGTGAAACTAAGGAGTGAGGCTCATTGGTCTCATATTTCCAGAGATTCCAATAAAGAGTCACGTCAGAGCAATGATGTCAATGAACAGTCAGTCGGAGCTGGAGGTCTCAGATCACCTGGTGCTGATGAACCACACCTCAGGAGTGCTAAGGAAATTGGGAAGGATTTAGAGTCTGCCAGAGCTACCTGTTCATCACCTGGTAATGAAAAGGGAATATCCTCTGTTGAACCTAGGACGAGAAGTTCTTTCCGCTCTATTAATGCCTTGATTGAAAGTTGCATCAGATATTCTGAAACTAGTACACCTCTTGCCACTGAAGATGATAATGGAATGAATCTTCTTGCTAGTGTGGCTGCTGGAGAAATCTCCAAATCTGACTTGAGTTCCCCTAATATCTCGCATGGAACTTCCCCTGCTTTGGAGGATGTATCAACAGAGGCCAAGCTGAGATTGCCAAGTGAAGGGGATGCTATCCATAGTCCAAAATCAATGCTAACTGATGGTGATGTGGCACAGAGGCATGTTCACTCTAATGAAGCTGTCGAAACTGACATCAACAAGCAAGACAAGAATGTTTGCTCCATGTTAAATAAGGATGCCCCATACCCCAATGAGATCATTCTCCCTGGAAATAGTGAAACTGCTATCGCCTTAAAGGACAATAACTTGCCAGGCGGTCAAGGTGAACAATCTCATACTGCTGTAAGTTCCCATAAATCTGAAGACTCTTGCATTAATTCAGAGAAACTAATAGAGGAAGAAAGAGGTGGAACTCTATCTGAGTCTGAGCCTGCTGATGTGATGAAACACAACAACGAAGGAACTTCTCAGTTGGAAAAAAAAACAGTGACAGATGAAGAGGTCATGGATCAGTACACAGATTGCAAACTTGAAGAAAGAAGCACATCAGCAGATAAAAGCAAGCCTGTTGATTGCACTCATCCAAAGATAGATAATAATACATGTCCCTCAGAAGTTGTTACTAGAGATGAATGTCAACTTGCAATTGCTACTTCAGGCAGTGAAGAATCAGAAAAGTTGGTCGTTGAGGAAACTCAATCATGCACTGCACCTAAAGAGGTGGCTGAGGTTGCTACCTCATATGACCTGAAGCAACCAACGCGacaaagtaaaataattatttcATCTGATAAGTCGAGGACTAGTGAGTCTGATAAAATGGAGAGCAGCGACCCAGAATTGAATGGTAATCATGAGAACAATAGTTCAATTCTACCTGATGAATCAGTAAGACAATCAATCAGCTCTACTGGCATTGCTGGAGCTGTTGAGGATTTGAAGATGGAGGAGGCTCAAGAATGTGCTTCTGTTGGATTAGCCAATCAGGTAGACCCAACAAGTTGCATTCCCCAAGAAATCGAGCATCGATTAAAACTTGAAGGCTCTGTGTTATCTGCGGCTATAGAAGGTGTTGATGAGGATATTTCATCACCTACAGAGACCTCATTTTCCATCTTACCTACAGCAGATTCAGCTAAGCTTGACTTTGATCTGAATGAAGGCATCATTGGAGATGATGGACACCAAGATGAGGCTTCTCTTTCAGCTGCAACAGTTAATCCCTCAACAATTCATTTGCCAATTCCATCGCCTTTTGCAATTCCCATATCAAATGGTTTACCTGCTCAAATAACAGTTGCAGCAGCTGCCAAAGGGCCTTTTGTGCCACCTGAAAACTTATTGAAGAATAAGGGTGAGGCTGGATGGAAAGGCTCAGCTGCTACTAGTGCCTTTCGACCAGCAGAACCACGAAAAGTTATGAAATTGACCCACAGTATTTCTGAGACACCATCAACTAATTCTGGTGGGAAGCAGTGCCATACACTACTTGATTTTGATCTGAATGAACCTGATGAAAGAGTTCTTGAAGACATGGCTACTACTTGCAGCTCTTCCAAGGCAAGAGGTGCTGAACTGGGGACAGAAAGCAGTCTAGATGTGCCCATGCGGGGTTTTGGAGGACTTAATCTTGATTTAAATAGAGTTGATGAAACAGACGATGGGCAGTCCTTTGCAAGCACCTCCAGTGGACAGGATATTTCACTTTTAGCTGCAGGACCTGCGTTGGCAGAATTCCCTACTAGGGAAGCAAATATGTTGAGGAATTTTGATTTGAATAATGGACCAGGATTAGACGAAGTCTCTGCTGAATCTCTGACCAGGAGCCAAAATATGAAAACTGCTAGTAGCGTGCCGTTTCTTTTTCCAGTTAGTAGCATCAGAATGAACACTAATGAATTAGGAAGCGTATCATCATGGTTTCCTCCTGGTAGTTCTTATCCCGCTGTAGCTATGCCATCTTTCTTGTCCAACAGAGAGCAGCTTTACCCAATTGTTGCAGCTTCAGGAGCTCAGAGAACTATGGGGCCAGTGACTCCTAGCGGCCCTTTTGGGAGTGATGTTTTCAGGGGTCCTGTCATTTCGTCGTCTCTGCCGATGGGATTCAATCCTGCAGCATTTCCGTATGGCTTCACCTATGGTTCTAATTTTCCGCTTCCGGCAACTTCTTTTTCAGGTGGGCCAACAGCCTTTGCTGATTCTTCGTCTAGTGTTGCTTCGGGTTTCCCTGCCATGCCTTCACAACTTGTTGGACCTGCTGGCACTATTTTATCCAATTACCGGAAGCCTCACTTGGCAAGTCTTCCTGAGGGCAGCAACGGTAGTGGATCTGACAATTCTCGGAGATGGATCACATCAAGCCTCGACTTAAATTCAGGCCCAGGGAATGTAGATGCAGAAGGCAAAGTCGAGAGATTCACCTTAGCACCAAGACAACTCTTAAATGCAACATCCCAGGGTTTTGCAGAAGAGCAGGTAAGTATGTATACATATCCTGGTGGGGGTTTGAAGAGGAAGGAACCTGAAGGAAGCCGGGACACCGATCGATCTTCCTACAAGCAACATTCCTGGCAGTAA
- the LOC122008670 gene encoding uncharacterized protein LOC122008670 isoform X1 has translation MSMNLREEVDQVLGKTRLEMHAGIQSGGRSPKQIDGLASNQLRTGSDGVRTTGSSLHSHSKGKRKDRIDHGLEPIKSECPSKPDGDSFSFKTESMVKLEIVKITDKGGLVSSEGVEKLVNLMQLDKIEKTMDVSVQTLVADVITATDRYDCLIRFVQLRGLLILDEWLQEVHKSKTSDGVSPKESDKTIEELLLSLLRALAKLPVNLNALQTCNIGKSVNNLRSHKNLEIQKKARGLIDTWKKRVDAEMTKINDTKFVTSNQPVWQVKPGSSDASHAGNRRSVGTEVATKNHVSQFPSSKTQSCKPGHSDATVKSPLLSQGSLKVGSALAISSGVVLKDPSCKAAANTGSTDVPSASAKEEKSSSSSQSQNNSQTYSSDHTKTAGTSRKEHAGSSSPGTINVAKVAGSSSRHRRSGNGISGTTAAGVQKEIHLGKSGSLNKAKTLEKSSQSGLLNEKSSDVPVAEHGNKHRLIVKLPNPVRSPERSATGGSIEDSTVTGSGASSPGVSDKHEQGHRKVKLRSEAHWSHISRDSNKESRQSNDVNEQSVGAGGLRSPGADEPHLRSAKEIGKDLESARATCSSPGNEKGISSVEPRTRSSFRSINALIESCIRYSETSTPLATEDDNGMNLLASVAAGEISKSDLSSPNISHGTSPALEDVSTEAKLRLPSEGDAIHSPKSMLTDGDVAQRHVHSNEAVETDINKQDKNVCSMLNKDAPYPNEIILPGNSETAIALKDNNLPGGQGEQSHTAVSSHKSEDSCINSEKLIEEERGGTLSESEPADVMKHNNEGTSQLEKKTVTDEEVMDQYTDCKLEERSTSADKSKPVDCTHPKIDNNTCPSEVVTRDECQLAIATSGSEESEKLVVEETQSCTAPKEVAEVATSYDLKQPTRQSKIIISSDKSRTSESDKMESSDPELNGNHENNSSILPDESVRQSISSTGIAGAVEDLKMEEAQECASVGLANQVDPTSCIPQEIEHRLKLEGSVLSAAIEGVDEDISSPTETSFSILPTADSAKLDFDLNEGIIGDDGHQDEASLSAATVNPSTIHLPIPSPFAIPISNGLPAQITVAAAAKGPFVPPENLLKNKGEAGWKGSAATSAFRPAEPRKVMKLTHSISETPSTNSGGKQCHTLLDFDLNEPDERVLEDMATTCSSSKARGAELGTESSLDVPMRGFGGLNLDLNRVDETDDGQSFASTSSGQDISLLAAGPALAEFPTREANMLRNFDLNNGPGLDEVSAESLTRSQNMKTASSVPFLFPVSSIRMNTNELGSVSSWFPPGSSYPAVAMPSFLSNREQLYPIVAASGAQRTMGPVTPSGPFGSDVFRGPVISSSLPMGFNPAAFPYGFTYGSNFPLPATSFSGGPTAFADSSSSVASGFPAMPSQLVGPAGTILSNYRKPHLASLPEGSNGSGSDNSRRWITSSLDLNSGPGNVDAEGKVERFTLAPRQLLNATSQGFAEEQVSMYTYPGGGLKRKEPEGSRDTDRSSYKQHSWQ, from the exons ATGTCAAT GAATCTCAGAGAGGAAGTAGATCAGGTTTTGGGCAAAACACGGCTAGAAATGCATGCTGGAATACAGTCTGGTGGACGCTCACCAAAACAAATTGATGGTCTGGCAAGCAATCAGCTGAGAACTGGCTCTGATGGTGTACGAACTACTGGATCCTCTCTCCATTCTCACTCTAAGGGGAAGAGGAAGGATAGGATTGATCATGGGTTAGAGCCCATCAAGAGCGAGTGCCCATCCAAACCAGATGGTGATTCTTTTAGTTTTAAAACCGAGAGTATGGTAAAGTTAGAAATAGTCAAAATTACAGATAAAGGTGGACTTGTAAGCTCTGAAGGGGTGGAGAAGTTAGTGAATCTGATGCAGCTTGATAAAATTGAGAAGACAATGGATGTATCTGTACAGACACTAGTTGCTGATGTCATCACAGCTACTGATCGATATGATTGCCTTATTAGGTTTGTTCAGCTTCGAGGCCTACTGATTTTGGATGAATGGCTTCAGGAGGTTCACAAATCTAAGACCAGTGATGGTGTTAGTCCCAAAGAAAGTGATAAAACAATTGAAGAACTTCTCTTGTCTCTTCTTCGTGCGCTTGCAAAATTGCCTGTGAACCTTAATGCTCTACAGACTTGCAATATTGGTAAATCCGTAAACAATCTGAGGAGCCATAAGAACCTTGAGATACAGAAGAAAGCTAGGGGTCTCATTGATACGTGGAAGAAACGGGTTGATGCAGAAATGACCAAGATCAATGATACAAAATTCGTTACATCAAACCAACCTGTTTGGCAAGTTAAACCAGGTTCTTCAGATGCTTCTCATGCAGGGAATAGGCGCAGTGTTGGAACTGAAGTGGCTACAAAGAATCATGTTAGCCAGTTTCCATCATCTAAAACACAATCTTGCAAGCCTGGTCATTCAGATGCTACTGTGAAGTCACCTTTATTGTCACAAGGGTCCTTGAAAGTTGGATCAGCTTTAGCAATATCTTCTGGAGTTGTTTTGAAGGACCCATCTTGCAAAGCTGCTGCTAACACTGGGAGTACAGACGTACCATCTGCTTCTGCAAAGGAGGAGAAGAGTAGTAGTTCTAGTCAATCGCAGAACAATAGCCAGACTTATTCAAGTGATCATACTAAAACAGCAGGGACATCACGGAAGGAACATGCAGGAAGTTCAAGTCCTGGGACTATAAATGTTGCTAAGGTTGCTGGTAGTTCTTCACGTCATCGAAGATCTGGCAATGGGATTTCTGGAACAACTGCTGCTGGGGTGCAGAAGGAAATTCATCTAGGTAAATCTGGTTCTCTCAATAAGGCTAAAACACTGGAAAAATCATCACAATCAGGTCTATTGAATGAAAAGTCATCTGATGTGCCTGTTGCAGAGCATGGAAATAAGCACAGGCTCATCGTCAAGCTGCCTAACCCTGTTCGAAGCCCTGAAAGAAGTGCCACCGGGGGTTCAATTGAGGATTCCACAGTTACAGGCAGTGGAGCATCGTCTCCTGGTGTCTCAGATAAACATGAGCAAGGCCATCGTAAAGTGAAACTAAGGAGTGAGGCTCATTGGTCTCATATTTCCAGAGATTCCAATAAAGAGTCACGTCAGAGCAATGATGTCAATGAACAGTCAGTCGGAGCTGGAGGTCTCAGATCACCTGGTGCTGATGAACCACACCTCAGGAGTGCTAAGGAAATTGGGAAGGATTTAGAGTCTGCCAGAGCTACCTGTTCATCACCTGGTAATGAAAAGGGAATATCCTCTGTTGAACCTAGGACGAGAAGTTCTTTCCGCTCTATTAATGCCTTGATTGAAAGTTGCATCAGATATTCTGAAACTAGTACACCTCTTGCCACTGAAGATGATAATGGAATGAATCTTCTTGCTAGTGTGGCTGCTGGAGAAATCTCCAAATCTGACTTGAGTTCCCCTAATATCTCGCATGGAACTTCCCCTGCTTTGGAGGATGTATCAACAGAGGCCAAGCTGAGATTGCCAAGTGAAGGGGATGCTATCCATAGTCCAAAATCAATGCTAACTGATGGTGATGTGGCACAGAGGCATGTTCACTCTAATGAAGCTGTCGAAACTGACATCAACAAGCAAGACAAGAATGTTTGCTCCATGTTAAATAAGGATGCCCCATACCCCAATGAGATCATTCTCCCTGGAAATAGTGAAACTGCTATCGCCTTAAAGGACAATAACTTGCCAGGCGGTCAAGGTGAACAATCTCATACTGCTGTAAGTTCCCATAAATCTGAAGACTCTTGCATTAATTCAGAGAAACTAATAGAGGAAGAAAGAGGTGGAACTCTATCTGAGTCTGAGCCTGCTGATGTGATGAAACACAACAACGAAGGAACTTCTCAGTTGGAAAAAAAAACAGTGACAGATGAAGAGGTCATGGATCAGTACACAGATTGCAAACTTGAAGAAAGAAGCACATCAGCAGATAAAAGCAAGCCTGTTGATTGCACTCATCCAAAGATAGATAATAATACATGTCCCTCAGAAGTTGTTACTAGAGATGAATGTCAACTTGCAATTGCTACTTCAGGCAGTGAAGAATCAGAAAAGTTGGTCGTTGAGGAAACTCAATCATGCACTGCACCTAAAGAGGTGGCTGAGGTTGCTACCTCATATGACCTGAAGCAACCAACGCGacaaagtaaaataattatttcATCTGATAAGTCGAGGACTAGTGAGTCTGATAAAATGGAGAGCAGCGACCCAGAATTGAATGGTAATCATGAGAACAATAGTTCAATTCTACCTGATGAATCAGTAAGACAATCAATCAGCTCTACTGGCATTGCTGGAGCTGTTGAGGATTTGAAGATGGAGGAGGCTCAAGAATGTGCTTCTGTTGGATTAGCCAATCAGGTAGACCCAACAAGTTGCATTCCCCAAGAAATCGAGCATCGATTAAAACTTGAAGGCTCTGTGTTATCTGCGGCTATAGAAGGTGTTGATGAGGATATTTCATCACCTACAGAGACCTCATTTTCCATCTTACCTACAGCAGATTCAGCTAAGCTTGACTTTGATCTGAATGAAGGCATCATTGGAGATGATGGACACCAAGATGAGGCTTCTCTTTCAGCTGCAACAGTTAATCCCTCAACAATTCATTTGCCAATTCCATCGCCTTTTGCAATTCCCATATCAAATGGTTTACCTGCTCAAATAACAGTTGCAGCAGCTGCCAAAGGGCCTTTTGTGCCACCTGAAAACTTATTGAAGAATAAGGGTGAGGCTGGATGGAAAGGCTCAGCTGCTACTAGTGCCTTTCGACCAGCAGAACCACGAAAAGTTATGAAATTGACCCACAGTATTTCTGAGACACCATCAACTAATTCTGGTGGGAAGCAGTGCCATACACTACTTGATTTTGATCTGAATGAACCTGATGAAAGAGTTCTTGAAGACATGGCTACTACTTGCAGCTCTTCCAAGGCAAGAGGTGCTGAACTGGGGACAGAAAGCAGTCTAGATGTGCCCATGCGGGGTTTTGGAGGACTTAATCTTGATTTAAATAGAGTTGATGAAACAGACGATGGGCAGTCCTTTGCAAGCACCTCCAGTGGACAGGATATTTCACTTTTAGCTGCAGGACCTGCGTTGGCAGAATTCCCTACTAGGGAAGCAAATATGTTGAGGAATTTTGATTTGAATAATGGACCAGGATTAGACGAAGTCTCTGCTGAATCTCTGACCAGGAGCCAAAATATGAAAACTGCTAGTAGCGTGCCGTTTCTTTTTCCAGTTAGTAGCATCAGAATGAACACTAATGAATTAGGAAGCGTATCATCATGGTTTCCTCCTGGTAGTTCTTATCCCGCTGTAGCTATGCCATCTTTCTTGTCCAACAGAGAGCAGCTTTACCCAATTGTTGCAGCTTCAGGAGCTCAGAGAACTATGGGGCCAGTGACTCCTAGCGGCCCTTTTGGGAGTGATGTTTTCAGGGGTCCTGTCATTTCGTCGTCTCTGCCGATGGGATTCAATCCTGCAGCATTTCCGTATGGCTTCACCTATGGTTCTAATTTTCCGCTTCCGGCAACTTCTTTTTCAGGTGGGCCAACAGCCTTTGCTGATTCTTCGTCTAGTGTTGCTTCGGGTTTCCCTGCCATGCCTTCACAACTTGTTGGACCTGCTGGCACTATTTTATCCAATTACCGGAAGCCTCACTTGGCAAGTCTTCCTGAGGGCAGCAACGGTAGTGGATCTGACAATTCTCGGAGATGGATCACATCAAGCCTCGACTTAAATTCAGGCCCAGGGAATGTAGATGCAGAAGGCAAAGTCGAGAGATTCACCTTAGCACCAAGACAACTCTTAAATGCAACATCCCAGGGTTTTGCAGAAGAGCAGGTAAGTATGTATACATATCCTGGTGGGGGTTTGAAGAGGAAGGAACCTGAAGGAAGCCGGGACACCGATCGATCTTCCTACAAGCAACATTCCTGGCAGTAA
- the LOC122008669 gene encoding uncharacterized protein LOC122008669 yields MMEVLRQNDNQLIVFKLENKATCEGKDVHASSFPEKESGYVDCPPDIFMDKEASIRRNQFNSEASDAMLKNPPDGSGLIEEGTTLYVYNAYIEQPETKVHSNDEVCSVLRNSCSDEGSASHSSAFLENNEVKVILATNRNTDVNGQIIVGPPHSVQELEQTSIIKKAIEAQNSLKSIVDGVETNTIGQVKNQNFSPNITLEELLLQRDSDRDHGKVDLIYLDFNSNHKQCIDHETIEQTKIEDASSMTILSCIDPKFDDNAGANNYPSVDTSEFLRESCSISPEMISDSTSSNHSVTESYPHTVVELVVSEVEATAVMEKGEITVGQEPSQLQNLIFSTNHSKTEGNLPEVGVELIVSKAEATAAMEERRDNTDSQESLNVQTLISDSTLTDSSETEGSFPADEVELIVQAAEATDAAEEIKDTADAQKTLQVQSLSVSQSSGPDATADLPRSSFSHSYHADLIVSGPRTSSGRIPYSGSISMRSDSSTTSTHSFAFPILQREWNTSPVKMAKARKQRWRFGLNCCKF; encoded by the exons ATGATGGAAGTCCTGAGACAAAATGACAACCAGCTGATTGTGTTCAAGTTAGAAAATAAGGCAACATGTGAAGGGAAAGATGTTCATGCATCATCTTTTCCAGAAAAAGAGAGTGGATATGTAGATTGTCCCCCAGATATCTTCATGGATAAGGAAGCTTCTATTAGAAGAAATCAGTTTAACTCTGAAGCCTCGGATGCTATGCTTAAGAATCCTCCAGATGGGTCTGGATTGATTGAAGAAGGAACTACATTATACGTGTATAATGCATATATTGAACAACCCGAGACAAAAGTTCATTCAAACGATGAAGTGTGCTCGGTTTTGAGAAACAGTTGCTCAGATGAAGGCTCAGCCTCTCATAGTTCTGCTTTTCTAGAGAATAATGAGGTCAAAGTTATCTTGGCAACAAATCGTAATACTGATGTAAATGGACAAATCATAGTTGGTCCTCCGCACTCTGTACAAGAATTGGAGCAAACATCAATAATCAAAAAGGCTATTGAGGCTCAGAACTCCCTGAAGTCAATTGTCGATGGAGTAGAAACGAATACAATAGGCCaagttaaaaatcaaaatttttctCCAAACATTACTTTAGAGGAGTTGCTCTTGCAAAGAGATTCTGACAGGGATCACGGTAAAGTGGATCTGATCTATTTGGACTTCAACAGCAATCATAAACAATGCATTGATCATGAGACAATTGAGCAG ACAAAAATTGAAGATGCAAGTTCTATGACAATATTATCATGCATtgaccccaagttcgatgataaTGCTGGAGCAAACAACTATCCTTCTGTCGATACATCTGAATTCTTGAGAGAGAGTTGTTCTATATCCCCCGAGATGATTTCTGATTCCACAAGCTCCAACCACAGTGTTACTGAGAGCTATCCTCATACTGTGGTGGAGCTTGTTGTGTCTGAAGTAGAAGCAACAGCTGTCATGGAGAAAGGAGAAATCACAGTTGGTCAGGAGCCCTCGCAGCTTCAAAACCTTATTTTTAGTACCAATCACAGCAAAACCGAGGGAAATCTTCCTGAGGTTGGAGTGGAGCTTATTGTATCTAAAGCTGAAGCAACAGCTGCCATGGAGGAGCGAAGAGACAATACAGATTCCCAAGAATCGCTGAATGTTCAAACTCTTATTTCTGATTCCACACTCACCGACAGCAGTGAAACTGAGGGTAGTTTTCCTGCCGACGAGGTGGAGCTTATTGTGCAGGCAGCAGAAGCAACAGATGCCGCTGAGGAGATAAAAGACACTGCAGATGCTCAAAAAACCTTACAAGTCCAAAGCCTTTCTGTCTCTCAATCGTCAGGTCCTGATGCTACGGCAGATCTGCCCCGAAGTTCCTTCTCTCACAGTTATCATGCAGACTTGATTGTTTCCGGACCAAGAACATCTTCAGGGCGTATTCCATACTCTGGTAGCATTTCTATGCGATCGGATAGCAGCACGACAAGTACTCATTCCTTCGCCTTCCCAAT ACTGCAAAGGGAGTGGAACACCAGCCCAGTGAAAATGGCTAAAGCAAGGAAGCAACGGTGGAGATTCGGACTCAACTGCTGTAAATTCTAA